From the Streptomonospora nanhaiensis genome, the window ACCTGAAAGCAGGTAACGCCCATGTCCGCCGACCCCTCCGGCCGCCCCTTCCGCTCCCACTCCCGCGCCTCCGCCTCCGATCCTTCCGCCGCGACCTCCCGCCGCTCGCTGCTGGTCGCCGCCGCCCTGCTGCCCGTGGCGGTGGGCGCCGTGGGGGCCGCGACCGGCGGCCGCGCCGCCGCGACCACCACGCAGGCCACCGCGTCCGGCGACGCCCAGCGCCACTACGACCGCGCGGCCCGCCTGGCCGGCGACGACCCGGTCTCGCTGGCCCTCATCAAGGCGCTGTCGCCCGACGCCGTGTTCCCGCCGGGGCAGGCGCCCGCGCCGATCCGGGTGTTCGACAACGTCGCGATGGTCAACACCAAGATGGTCTCGGCCGCGGCTATCACCACGTCGGCGGGGGTCGTGCTCCTCGACGCGCTCAGCTCGCCGGAGGAGGCCGAGCAGGTCCTCCTGCCGGGCCTGCGCGCGGTGGGCGTGGACCCGGAGAGGATCACGCACGTGGTCGTCACCCAGGCCCACTACGACCACTTCGGCGGCGCCCAGTACCTGGCCGACCGGTACGGCGCGCGGGTCATGATGTCCCCGGCCGACTGGGACTTCATCGCCGCCGACGCCCCGCCCAACGCCCCGGTCCGCGACCTGGAGATCCACGACGGCCAGCGGCTGACGGTGGGAGACACCACGATCACCCTCCACCACACCCCCGGGCACACGCCGGGAACGGTCTCCCCGGTCTTCCCGGCGCTGTGGAGGGGCACCCGCCACACCACGATGCTGTGGGGCGGCACCAACCCGCCGTCCGCGACCGCGGACAAGCGGATCTACCTGTCGTCGGTGCGCTCCTTCGCCGCGCGGATGCGCGCGGCGGGCGTGGTCGCCGAACTGAACAACCACCCCGGCGCGGACTACGGCGTGGCCCGCATGGAGCAGCTCCGCGCCGACGCGTCGGAGAACCCGTTCATCATCGGCGGCACCCGGACCCGCCGCTTCATGGAGGTCATGGAGTCCATGATCCGCGGCCGGATCGCCACCGACGAGGAATCCCCCACGACCGCCGCCCCGGCCGCCCACACCACCCGGACGTGCTGCTGACCCGCGCCGGTCACCGCCAAAGCCCCGCCCCGAAGGGGCGGGGCCGCCGGAGTCGTTCCGGTGGGAGGGTCACTCCGCCGCTTCCCCGGTGAGCTGTTCGGCGGAGACCTGGCCTCGCAGCGTCTCCACCGCTCGGGCAGGGGTGATCGCACGTGCCCCCAGTGCCGCCACCACGGCGGAGGAGTAGCGGGGCGGGACCAGCACCGACGACAGGTCCGGCTGCGGCTTCCATCCGACCGCGTCCCGGAACTCCGCGTCGGTGGGCGTGCGGGCGCGGAGCCGGCGCACCTCGTCGCCCGGAGCGGACACCGCCCGCAGCCACTCCGACAGGCGGACCTCGGTCGCGTAGGCGCTGCGCGCGGCCCCGCTGTCGCCGACCTCCTCGCTGCCGGCGATGGCCGCCCGACGGGAGACCACCTCGGGAAGCGGATTGGGGAAGTGCGACACCGGCACCCCCACGGCACGCGCGATGCGGGTCAGCTCCACCGCGTCGATGCGGCGGTCACCGCTCTCCAGCTTGGAGACCATGCTGCGCTCCAGGCCCACGGCGTCCGCCAGAGCCTGCTGGGACAGCCCCGCGGCGGCTCTGCTCGCACGCACGCGCTCCCCGATGCGCTCCCAACTCAGGTCCTCCATATGTGCGATGACCGCACAATCGCCGACGGAATACCGGGAAGCCGGGAACCCGCACATGGGCGCGCACATGCGGACCGGGGTAAACCGCTGAGAAACCTGCGAAAAACAAAAGAAGTCCGCCGATAAGGCGGACTTCCGCTTGTGCTCCCGCGACTGGACTCGAACCAGTAACCTGCCGGTTAACAGCCGGCTGCTCTGCCAATTGAGCTACGCGGGATGGTTGCTCGGCGCCTCGGGGATCGGGGGTCCGTTGCCCCCGTGGCGACAGGAAATAGACTAGCGCATGCCCGGACGTGCTCGTGACAGGTTTTTCCGCTGGCACGGGGTAACGTCGCTGACGGCAGCACCGTCGACCGGAGAGGCAGCTATGCGTTACCGGATCACGTTCGTCGCCGGACTCGCCGTGGGGTACGTCCTCGGGGCCAAGGCCGGCAAGGCCCGTTACGAGCAGATCGTGCGCCTCGCGCGCAGTGTGGTCGACAGTCCCGCGGTGCAGGAGACCGCCGGAGTGGTGGGCGCCCAGGTCGCGGGGGCCGGAAAGGCCGCCTACCACCGCATCAGCGAACGGCTGCCGGTCACGTCGCTGAAGGACTTCCTGGCCCGGCCCACCGAGGACGAGGCCGACGAACTCGACCCCACCGTGGTCGAGGGCATGCCCACCAGCGGGTCGAGCGACAGCAAGCTCAACGGCGCCGGGCCCGACGTCCCCGGGAAGGGCCGCTGACACCCATGCGCCTCCCCGGCCGCGCCGCGCTGCCCGCCGAGGTCCGCGCCCGGGTGCGGCTGGCACGCGGCGAACGCGTGCTCGCCCACACCGGCGCGGCCGAGGGCACCCTGGTGGCCACCGACCGCGCGCTGCACCTGCCCGACGGCCGCGCCGTGCCCTGGGAGCACGTCGACCGCGCCCGGTGGACCGAGGACGCGTTCGCGTTCGTCGAGGAGGGCCGGGGCGAGCACCGGTTCGCGGTCGCCGACCCCGGACGGCTCGCGGAGGTCGTCTACGAGCGGGTGACCGCGACCATCCTCGTCAGCCGCCACGTGCCGCTGGGCGCCGCCGCCGACGACACCGGCACGGGTGCCGACCCCGACCCCGGCGCCGGCTCCGCGCCGGCCACCGCCGGGCGCGGCTTCCGGCTGGTGGCGCGGCGGCCGCCGGGCGGCTCGGACGTCACCTGGCAGGTGCACATGGACGAGGGCGTGGACCCCCAGGACCCGCGCGTCGCGGCCCGGGTCGCCCCCGCGCTGGCGGCGCTGCGGGATCAGATGGGCGTGTAGCCCTCCGCCGCCGCGCCGCGGTCGCACGGTCGGGCGGTCGGGCGGCCGCCTCCGGAACGCGCGGCCACGGACTGCAGCGGCGCGCGGGAGGGCGCCCCGGCGGCGCCCTCACCGCGTACGCCGAACGCACCGTTCCCGTGCGCCCTCCCTCACCGCGCCACGCCGCGCTGCCGACCTCTCCTTCAGCCCTCCCCTCGGCCCCCCTTCCGGCCCTTCCGGCCCTTCCGGCCCTCGCGGTCGCGCCGGGCGATCCCCTCCGCCAGGGCCTCGGCCAGGTGGACGGCCGGGCGGTCGGTCTCCTGGTCGATCTGCGTGCGGCAGCTGAACCCGTCGGCCAGGATCATCGTCTCCGGCGCCGCCTCGCGGACGGCCGGGAGCAGCACCCGCTCCCCCACCGCCTTGGAGACCTCGTAGTGGTCGGCCTCGAACCCGAAGTTCCCGGCCAGGCCGCAGCAGCCCGAGTCCAGCACCTCGGTGTCGATCCCGGCGCGCTCCATCAGCGCGCGGTCGGCGTCGAAGCCGATCACGGCGTGCTGGTGGCAGTGCACCTGGCTGATGGCGCCGGCGTCCAGGCGCGGCGGCTCCCAGTCAGGGGCGAACGCGTTGAGGAACTCCGCCAGTGTGTACACCGACTTCGCCACGCGCTCACTCGGCGCGCCCGGCAGCAGTTCCACCAGGTCCGAGCGCAGTGCCGCCGTGCAGCTGGGCTCCAGGCCCACCACCGGCGTCCCCGCCGCCACGTGCGGGGCCAGCGCGCGCAGCGAGCGGCGCATGACCGCCTTGGCGACGTCGAGCTGCCCGGTCGACACCCACGTCAGTCCGCAACACACCTGGCCCCGCGGCAGGACGACGCGGAACCCGGCGTCCTCCAGCACCCGCACCGCCGCCGCCGGGACGCGCGGGTTGAGGTAGTTGCCGAAGGTGTCGGGCCACAGGACCACCGAGCCCCGCTCGGCGCCCGCTCCGCGCCCCCGCGCGCGCCCGGCCGGCGTCCGCGCCGCCGCGCCGCCCGCCGCCTTCCCCCGCTCCCGGCGGCGGAACCAGCGGGTGAAGGTGGTCTTGGCGAACTCCGGGATGGAGCGCTGCGGCGCGATCCCCCCGATCCGCTTGACGAGGTCGCCCAGCCCGCGCGCCGCGCCAGCCCGGTTGACCTCGGCCGGGGCCAGCGCCGCCAGCCGCGCCCACAGCGGCAGCCACCCCATCGAGTAGTGCGAGGCCGGGCGCACCCGCCGCCGGTAGTGGTGGTGCAGGAACTCCGCCTTGTAGGCCGCCATGTCGACGTTGACCGGGCAGTCGCTGCGGCACCCCTTGCAGGACAGGCACAGGTCGAGGCTGTCGCGCACCTCCTCCGAGTCCCACCCGTCGGTGATGACCTCGCCGTTGACCATCTCGAACAGCATGCGGGCGCGCCCGCGCGTGGAGTGGCGCTCCTCCTTGGTGACCATGTAGCTCGGGCACATCACCCCCGGCCCCTCGTGGCGGCGGCACTTGCCCACGCCCACGCACCGGCGCATCGCCCGCGCGAAGTCGCCCTGGTCGTCGGGGTAGGCCAGGACGGTCAGTGGCCCCCGCGTCACCGTGGCCACGCGCAGGTCGGCGTCCAGGGGGCGGGGGTCGACGATGTTGCCCGGGTTCATCAGGTTGCGCGGGTCCCAGATCGCCTTGAACTCGCCGAACGCGCGCATCAGCCGCTCGCCGTACATCCGGGGCAGCAGCTCCGAGCGCGCCTGGCCGTCGCCGTGCTCCCCCGACACCGACCCGCCGTGCGCGGCGACCAGGTCGGCGGCCTCCTCCATGAACGCGCGGAAGCGGCGCCTCCCCTGCTCGCCCGCCAGGTCGAAGTCGACGCGCACGTGCAGGCAGCCCTCGCCGAAGTGCCCGTAGACGACGCCCCGATACCCGTGGTCGGCCATGAGCCGGTCGTAGGCCCGCAGGTAGGAGCCCAGGTTCTCCGGGGGCACGGCCGCGTCCTCCCAGCCCGGCCACGCCTCGGTGCCGTCGGGCGCCCGGGTGGCCAGGCCCGACCCCTCCTCGCGGATGCGCCACAGCGCCCGCATGTGGGCGGGGTCGGTGACCACCGCGGAGTCCACCGGGCGGGCCGCGCCGGTGAGGCCGCGCAGCATGGCCCGGCCCTTTTCGGCGGCCTCGTCGGCGGAGGCGCCGCCGACCTCCACCATCAGCCAGGCGCCGCCCTCGGGCAGCGGGGTGCGCGCGCCCGGGCGCCGCACGCTGGCCAGCAGGTGCTCGTTGAGGCCCTCGACGGTGAGCGGCTCGTGCCCCAGCAGTTCGGGCACGGCGTCGGCGGCGGCCGGGGCGTCGGGGTAGCCCAGCACCACGAGGATCCGGGCCGCCGGCGCCTCCACCAGTTTGACCGTGGCGCCCAGCACGGTCACGCACGTGCCCTCGGTGCCGGTGAGCGCGCGGGCGAGGTGGCCGCCGTTCTCCGGCAGCAGGCGGTCCAGGGAGTAGCCGGAGACGCGGCGCCGGAGGCGGGGCATCCCGGTCCGCAGGTCGCCCATGTAGGTGTCGACCAGATCGCGCAGGGCCGCGTAGACCTGGCCCTCGCGCGTGGGCTGCGCCGCCAGCCGGAGCAGGTCGTCGCGGCCGGTCGCGCCGACCGTCATGCGCGTGCCGTCGTGCAGCAGCACGTCCAGCGACTCCACGTTGTCGGCCGTGGTGCCCCACGCCACCGAGTGGGAGCCGCAGGAGTTGTTGCCGATCATCCCGCCCAGCGTGCACCTGCTGTGGGTGGAGGGGTCGGGGCCGAACGTCAGCCCGTGGG encodes:
- a CDS encoding FAD-binding and (Fe-S)-binding domain-containing protein translates to MISPATPHDDIDLDGFERALRRDVSGTVAFDAGTRALYTADASNYRHVPLGVVRPRTVDDVVAAVAACSAYGVPLTTRGGGTSIAGNSIGPGLVVDTSRYLTAIEEVDPRTRTARVQPGVVLDHLRAAAAPHGLTFGPDPSTHSRCTLGGMIGNNSCGSHSVAWGTTADNVESLDVLLHDGTRMTVGATGRDDLLRLAAQPTREGQVYAALRDLVDTYMGDLRTGMPRLRRRVSGYSLDRLLPENGGHLARALTGTEGTCVTVLGATVKLVEAPAARILVVLGYPDAPAAADAVPELLGHEPLTVEGLNEHLLASVRRPGARTPLPEGGAWLMVEVGGASADEAAEKGRAMLRGLTGAARPVDSAVVTDPAHMRALWRIREEGSGLATRAPDGTEAWPGWEDAAVPPENLGSYLRAYDRLMADHGYRGVVYGHFGEGCLHVRVDFDLAGEQGRRRFRAFMEEAADLVAAHGGSVSGEHGDGQARSELLPRMYGERLMRAFGEFKAIWDPRNLMNPGNIVDPRPLDADLRVATVTRGPLTVLAYPDDQGDFARAMRRCVGVGKCRRHEGPGVMCPSYMVTKEERHSTRGRARMLFEMVNGEVITDGWDSEEVRDSLDLCLSCKGCRSDCPVNVDMAAYKAEFLHHHYRRRVRPASHYSMGWLPLWARLAALAPAEVNRAGAARGLGDLVKRIGGIAPQRSIPEFAKTTFTRWFRRRERGKAAGGAAARTPAGRARGRGAGAERGSVVLWPDTFGNYLNPRVPAAAVRVLEDAGFRVVLPRGQVCCGLTWVSTGQLDVAKAVMRRSLRALAPHVAAGTPVVGLEPSCTAALRSDLVELLPGAPSERVAKSVYTLAEFLNAFAPDWEPPRLDAGAISQVHCHQHAVIGFDADRALMERAGIDTEVLDSGCCGLAGNFGFEADHYEVSKAVGERVLLPAVREAAPETMILADGFSCRTQIDQETDRPAVHLAEALAEGIARRDREGRKGRKGRKGGRGEG
- a CDS encoding MBL fold metallo-hydrolase, which gives rise to MSADPSGRPFRSHSRASASDPSAATSRRSLLVAAALLPVAVGAVGAATGGRAAATTTQATASGDAQRHYDRAARLAGDDPVSLALIKALSPDAVFPPGQAPAPIRVFDNVAMVNTKMVSAAAITTSAGVVLLDALSSPEEAEQVLLPGLRAVGVDPERITHVVVTQAHYDHFGGAQYLADRYGARVMMSPADWDFIAADAPPNAPVRDLEIHDGQRLTVGDTTITLHHTPGHTPGTVSPVFPALWRGTRHTTMLWGGTNPPSATADKRIYLSSVRSFAARMRAAGVVAELNNHPGADYGVARMEQLRADASENPFIIGGTRTRRFMEVMESMIRGRIATDEESPTTAAPAAHTTRTCC
- a CDS encoding helix-turn-helix domain-containing protein — encoded protein: MEDLSWERIGERVRASRAAAGLSQQALADAVGLERSMVSKLESGDRRIDAVELTRIARAVGVPVSHFPNPLPEVVSRRAAIAGSEEVGDSGAARSAYATEVRLSEWLRAVSAPGDEVRRLRARTPTDAEFRDAVGWKPQPDLSSVLVPPRYSSAVVAALGARAITPARAVETLRGQVSAEQLTGEAAE